In the Xiamenia xianingshaonis genome, one interval contains:
- a CDS encoding leucine-rich repeat domain-containing protein: protein MTFKYLDTAIMADIANAVRERNGSSRLYRPGELAGAVLALDGKGAGGGTHEYSGIERGLVNDAVFKGIASALRLHTLSKRTYKPRDMGAAIRALDFDATERPRALLHDDGTLELNVYAGLRTDLDADVACVYEVPTGGGAPAWLEAADAIRAVDFRPSMQVANVADMSGWFEGCAKLVRVRGFDNVAPSLVRVDGMYAGCTWLDTIEADFAVAQRARAGEPFGGCMKLVGTDVALVSEDAAGDALHTGEHGVVVYKGADKRRFINANLYSGGTLTFTLSEPTGQYDCISTGRLCAGIAYGAPDAMPYHALRDRVKSVQFKRGICGYADMSLDWWFSGCDAIRGFTGWENLFHSMYLGDVGKLVTYRAKSMRHTFDGCALSSIDLTGLDPAGLVDIEGCFAGCANLRAIKADAAWELPGQCAGNEVFAGCARLVGGNGTQWSEAAVGASMAAIDRDGRPGYLSM, encoded by the coding sequence GTGACGTTCAAGTACCTGGACACGGCGATCATGGCGGACATCGCCAACGCCGTGCGCGAGCGCAACGGCTCCTCGCGCCTCTACAGGCCAGGCGAGCTTGCGGGTGCCGTGCTCGCGTTGGACGGCAAGGGCGCTGGCGGCGGCACGCATGAGTATTCGGGGATCGAGCGCGGGCTGGTGAACGATGCGGTGTTCAAGGGCATAGCGAGCGCGTTGCGACTGCACACCTTGAGCAAGCGCACGTACAAGCCGCGCGACATGGGAGCCGCGATCCGCGCGCTCGATTTCGACGCGACCGAGCGGCCGCGTGCGCTCCTGCACGACGACGGAACATTGGAGCTGAACGTGTATGCGGGGCTTCGCACCGACCTGGACGCTGACGTTGCCTGCGTGTACGAGGTGCCGACGGGCGGAGGCGCGCCCGCATGGCTTGAGGCGGCGGACGCGATACGCGCGGTGGATTTTCGACCGAGCATGCAAGTGGCCAACGTGGCGGACATGAGCGGCTGGTTTGAGGGGTGCGCGAAGCTGGTGCGCGTGCGCGGCTTCGACAACGTTGCGCCGAGCCTTGTGCGGGTCGATGGGATGTATGCGGGATGCACGTGGCTCGACACGATAGAGGCCGACTTCGCCGTTGCGCAGAGGGCGCGTGCGGGCGAGCCCTTCGGCGGGTGCATGAAGCTTGTGGGGACAGACGTTGCGCTCGTGAGCGAGGATGCGGCAGGTGATGCGCTGCACACGGGCGAGCACGGTGTTGTCGTTTACAAGGGGGCGGACAAGAGGCGCTTCATCAACGCGAACCTTTACTCTGGCGGCACGCTCACCTTCACGCTGAGCGAGCCGACGGGGCAATACGATTGCATTTCCACGGGGAGGCTTTGCGCCGGCATCGCCTATGGAGCGCCGGATGCCATGCCCTACCACGCGCTTCGGGACAGGGTGAAGAGCGTTCAGTTCAAGCGCGGGATTTGCGGCTACGCGGATATGAGCTTGGACTGGTGGTTTTCCGGCTGCGACGCGATCCGCGGCTTCACGGGCTGGGAGAACCTCTTCCATTCCATGTACTTGGGCGATGTGGGCAAGCTGGTCACCTATCGAGCGAAGAGCATGCGGCACACCTTTGACGGCTGCGCGCTTTCAAGCATCGACCTTACGGGGCTCGATCCCGCAGGGCTCGTCGACATCGAGGGGTGCTTTGCGGGATGCGCGAACCTGAGGGCGATCAAGGCGGATGCTGCCTGGGAGCTTCCGGGCCAATGCGCAGGTAACGAGGTTTTCGCTGGATGCGCGAGGCTGGTCGGCGGAAACGGCACGCAATGGAGCGAGGCGGCGGTTGGGGCTTCGATGGCGGCAATAGACAGGGACGGCCGACCCGGCTATTTGAGCATGTAG
- a CDS encoding ATP-binding protein, with translation MLGHFKNPYDAMSEEERSERERTIREEEEQMRRREYLRRLDYARIPERYKAAELADCLGEVQRYAQDVLDGGDGWMLLVGANGRGKTHQACAVLRHVARKMRGRFCTMQGILDECKDTFGRPESAESVKRRYISEPFLVIDDLGKEQATEWSLPLIFAIINGRYNRCKPTMFTTNMDANGLLAHLVRSGERTMADSVLSRVLTAERVAVEGVDRRRRHG, from the coding sequence ATGCTGGGGCATTTTAAGAACCCCTACGACGCCATGAGCGAAGAGGAGCGCAGCGAGCGCGAGCGCACGATCCGCGAGGAGGAAGAGCAAATGCGACGGCGCGAATACCTGAGGCGCTTGGACTACGCCCGCATTCCCGAGCGCTACAAGGCCGCAGAGCTCGCCGATTGCCTCGGCGAAGTCCAGCGCTATGCGCAAGACGTGCTTGACGGCGGCGACGGGTGGATGCTTTTGGTCGGAGCGAACGGGCGCGGCAAGACGCACCAGGCATGCGCGGTCCTGCGCCACGTTGCGCGAAAGATGCGCGGGCGCTTCTGCACGATGCAGGGGATCTTGGACGAGTGCAAGGACACGTTCGGGCGGCCCGAGTCGGCGGAGAGCGTGAAGCGCCGCTACATCTCAGAGCCCTTCTTGGTGATTGATGACCTAGGCAAAGAACAGGCGACCGAGTGGAGCTTGCCCTTGATCTTCGCAATCATCAACGGGAGGTACAACAGATGCAAGCCCACCATGTTCACGACGAACATGGATGCGAACGGCCTGCTGGCGCACCTGGTGCGAAGCGGTGAGCGCACGATGGCCGATTCCGTTCTCTCGCGCGTGCTCACCGCCGAGCGCGTGGCGGTGGAGGGCGTTGACAGGAGGCGGCGACATGGATGA
- a CDS encoding DUF4373 domain-containing protein, whose amino-acid sequence MEWFKHDSDASTDGRISVLRMQHGSVAVDAYWYVLEQIYKYERPFSVRLADADAGSARYSDSMRVLCGCMQVPCEDMEALMRSMCELGLMGVVGDDPCLQVTSRRAEEALLAASAKSKAASEAAKTRWSKDDSDANACKRTANAKQLKTKDCKTEDLNTRDSGARLRPRFTPPTVEEVAAYAAERGYAIDAERFVNFYESKGWMVGKNKMAKWKAAVANWARGEDAAKGGVDAKNSEYAGAF is encoded by the coding sequence GTGGAGTGGTTCAAGCACGACAGCGACGCCTCCACCGACGGCAGGATTTCCGTGCTGCGCATGCAGCACGGGAGCGTCGCCGTGGATGCGTACTGGTACGTGCTGGAGCAGATATACAAATACGAGCGACCGTTTAGCGTGAGGCTTGCCGATGCGGACGCGGGAAGCGCCCGGTATTCCGATTCGATGCGCGTGCTGTGCGGCTGCATGCAAGTTCCTTGCGAGGACATGGAAGCCCTTATGCGCTCGATGTGCGAGCTTGGGCTTATGGGCGTCGTCGGCGACGATCCGTGCTTACAGGTGACGTCGAGGCGCGCGGAGGAGGCATTGCTCGCCGCGAGCGCGAAGTCGAAGGCGGCAAGCGAGGCGGCCAAAACCCGCTGGTCGAAGGACGATTCGGATGCGAACGCGTGCAAACGCACTGCGAACGCTAAGCAACTAAAGACTAAAGACTGTAAGACTGAAGACTTGAATACCAGAGATAGCGGTGCGCGGCTAAGGCCGCGCTTCACGCCGCCGACCGTCGAGGAGGTTGCGGCGTATGCAGCCGAGAGGGGCTATGCGATCGATGCCGAGCGCTTCGTGAACTTCTACGAGTCCAAGGGCTGGATGGTCGGCAAGAACAAGATGGCCAAGTGGAAGGCGGCCGTCGCCAACTGGGCGCGGGGCGAGGATGCGGCGAAAGGGGGCGTCGATGCAAAGAATAGCGAATATGCTGGGGCATTTTAA
- a CDS encoding single-stranded DNA-binding protein, protein MSIQGNITRDAEVAATAGGSNIVSFGLAWNQSRKSQNGGYEEVPSFFECKFWATDAQLRVVLDQIAKGATCAITEGHIVQERWEDKQGNSKSRVVVFVDDPIKGLCVRPRGGAGDASSPRMQGGAYRARGNDGAYGGNAGAYQAQAAGGAGAYGGNAYEGDAVPLSVYDQDIPF, encoded by the coding sequence GTGAGCATACAAGGAAACATAACCCGCGACGCAGAGGTTGCGGCTACCGCCGGCGGCAGCAACATCGTGAGCTTCGGGCTTGCGTGGAACCAGAGCAGAAAAAGCCAGAACGGCGGATACGAGGAGGTGCCGAGCTTCTTCGAGTGCAAGTTCTGGGCAACCGACGCGCAGCTTCGCGTGGTGCTGGACCAGATAGCGAAGGGCGCCACGTGCGCCATCACGGAGGGCCACATCGTGCAGGAGAGGTGGGAGGACAAGCAGGGAAACAGCAAAAGCCGCGTGGTCGTGTTCGTGGACGACCCGATCAAGGGGCTTTGCGTGAGGCCTCGCGGCGGTGCCGGCGACGCGAGCTCGCCGCGCATGCAAGGCGGCGCATACCGAGCGCGGGGCAACGACGGCGCATACGGCGGCAATGCGGGCGCATATCAGGCGCAAGCTGCTGGCGGCGCGGGCGCTTACGGCGGCAACGCGTACGAGGGCGATGCGGTGCCGCTTTCGGTGTACGACCAAGACATCCCGTTCTAG
- the bet gene encoding phage recombination protein Bet has protein sequence MRYEADGTEIDLNPAVVVGYLIDPKDAYDARGNPTISNRELAKVIMTCKARRLNPFTGDVVVQLRRGKDGVQCSLVVTKNFFERRASANPMYKGKRAGITVLNRDGAPVKRPGCALYKDLGEKLIGGWCEVFVDGREPEYAEVSFDEYNQGYALWKTKPATMIRKVAVSQALREAFPADFGNLYEPEEMGIDADALEASGPPLRACAHSAHEGADASGNLGRRETIQGGAKDAEPVYEEAF, from the coding sequence GTGCGCTACGAGGCCGACGGCACGGAGATCGATCTGAACCCCGCCGTCGTCGTGGGGTACCTGATAGACCCGAAAGACGCATACGACGCGCGGGGGAACCCGACGATTTCCAACCGCGAGCTCGCGAAGGTGATCATGACGTGCAAGGCGCGGCGGCTGAACCCCTTCACGGGGGATGTGGTCGTGCAGCTAAGGCGCGGCAAGGACGGCGTTCAGTGCAGCCTCGTGGTGACCAAGAACTTCTTCGAGAGGCGCGCGAGCGCAAATCCGATGTACAAGGGCAAGCGCGCGGGCATCACGGTGCTCAACCGCGACGGCGCGCCCGTGAAGCGCCCTGGCTGCGCGCTCTACAAGGACCTGGGAGAGAAGCTCATTGGCGGGTGGTGCGAGGTGTTCGTGGACGGGCGCGAGCCGGAGTACGCGGAGGTCTCGTTCGACGAGTACAACCAAGGCTACGCGCTCTGGAAGACGAAGCCCGCGACGATGATACGAAAGGTGGCCGTGAGCCAGGCGCTGCGCGAGGCGTTCCCGGCGGATTTCGGCAACTTGTACGAGCCGGAGGAAATGGGGATTGACGCAGACGCCCTGGAGGCGAGCGGCCCGCCTTTGCGAGCGTGCGCGCACAGCGCGCACGAGGGCGCGGACGCGAGCGGCAATTTGGGACGGCGTGAGACCATTCAGGGCGGAGCGAAAGACGCAGAGCCCGTGTACGAGGAGGCGTTTTAG
- a CDS encoding DUF1351 domain-containing protein — MSERDAALAVMETSFQPAVITADWAGMRKRLQELIAPYEGLTAEAVAGMGMKDAKACRTDLKKMSNELNDARRAIKREYNRPLADFEAHVKELDALILEPWKLLDAGIKLEEENARYARRAQLDEAYRDFAPALYDVVPLERLLEREWTNKSFGETKAEDALLAKVASVAQDWEAFQKMAFSFPKEAEAEFFRTLSLRAAIEYDARRADEQARIDRMKAEVVANKELNATPCITVDASAHDASRLDFEPVAVFLIACEATVSQREGFVDYMKRCGMHGHVLSTFFADADEAIEAVRCDVRG, encoded by the coding sequence ATGAGCGAGAGAGATGCGGCCTTGGCCGTGATGGAAACGAGCTTCCAGCCTGCGGTGATAACCGCCGACTGGGCCGGGATGCGAAAACGACTGCAAGAGCTGATAGCGCCCTACGAGGGGCTGACCGCCGAGGCTGTGGCGGGCATGGGCATGAAGGACGCGAAGGCGTGCAGGACCGACCTGAAGAAAATGAGCAACGAGCTGAACGACGCGCGCAGGGCGATAAAGCGAGAGTACAACCGCCCGCTCGCGGACTTCGAGGCGCATGTGAAGGAGCTTGACGCGCTGATCTTGGAGCCGTGGAAGCTGCTGGATGCGGGGATCAAGCTTGAGGAGGAGAACGCCAGATACGCAAGGCGCGCGCAGCTTGACGAAGCCTATCGGGATTTCGCGCCAGCGCTCTACGACGTGGTGCCGCTGGAGCGGCTTCTTGAGCGCGAATGGACGAACAAGAGCTTCGGCGAGACGAAGGCGGAGGACGCCCTTCTGGCGAAAGTCGCATCCGTCGCCCAGGACTGGGAGGCGTTCCAGAAGATGGCCTTCAGCTTCCCGAAGGAAGCAGAGGCCGAGTTCTTCCGCACGCTTTCTCTTCGGGCTGCGATTGAGTATGACGCGAGGCGCGCAGATGAGCAAGCGCGCATCGATCGGATGAAGGCGGAGGTCGTCGCGAACAAGGAGCTGAACGCGACGCCCTGCATAACGGTTGACGCTTCGGCCCACGACGCGAGCAGGCTTGATTTCGAGCCCGTGGCGGTGTTTCTGATCGCTTGCGAGGCGACCGTTTCCCAGCGCGAGGGGTTCGTGGACTACATGAAGCGATGCGGCATGCACGGGCATGTGCTCTCCACCTTCTTCGCCGATGCCGACGAGGCCATCGAGGCGGTGAGGTGCGATGTGCGCGGCTAG
- a CDS encoding RuvC family protein, which yields MRVRIICIDPGIASTGLVYMDELRVLSAKTVKTAQPKGAGLDALHKRLRTIEAAMVAWMADKPRDAVVIEDFVHYGTRNNCFTYKTPYTCGYLDKALDGENVVWQDAPTVLSHRSKKSPLRSATRQDAQAMAVKLVRDYDGGHMIADAPKTTAEHLYSAFLHGLYYLREVGAL from the coding sequence TTGCGCGTGAGGATCATCTGCATAGACCCGGGAATCGCAAGCACGGGGCTTGTGTACATGGACGAGCTTCGCGTGCTTTCCGCAAAGACCGTGAAGACAGCGCAGCCGAAGGGCGCAGGGCTGGATGCGCTGCACAAAAGGCTTCGCACGATCGAGGCGGCGATGGTGGCCTGGATGGCCGACAAGCCGCGCGACGCCGTGGTGATTGAGGATTTCGTCCACTACGGCACGCGCAACAACTGCTTTACCTACAAGACTCCCTACACCTGCGGGTATTTGGACAAGGCGCTGGACGGCGAGAACGTGGTTTGGCAAGACGCGCCGACGGTGCTTTCCCACAGGAGCAAGAAGAGCCCCCTCAGATCAGCGACAAGGCAAGACGCGCAAGCCATGGCCGTAAAGCTCGTGCGCGACTACGACGGCGGCCACATGATAGCGGACGCTCCCAAGACGACCGCGGAGCACTTGTATTCCGCGTTCCTCCACGGGCTTTACTACTTGAGGGAGGTCGGTGCGCTATGA
- a CDS encoding helix-turn-helix transcriptional regulator, whose product MTRRMLDANEYAEVMGLHPQSVRRMLVNGQIPQAEKLGGTRWRIPYDDAEKPSEADMRAEAARNLLASLRSACATVSTAVAEYEQAVKV is encoded by the coding sequence ATGACGAGAAGGATGCTGGACGCCAACGAGTATGCCGAAGTGATGGGGCTGCACCCACAAAGCGTGCGGCGGATGCTGGTAAACGGGCAGATTCCTCAAGCGGAGAAGCTGGGCGGGACGCGGTGGCGAATCCCCTACGACGATGCGGAGAAGCCGAGCGAGGCAGACATGCGAGCGGAGGCGGCGCGAAACCTGCTTGCGAGCTTGAGGAGCGCTTGCGCAACTGTAAGCACGGCGGTGGCCGAGTACGAGCAAGCGGTGAAGGTCTAG
- a CDS encoding helix-turn-helix domain-containing protein — translation MRSDREKIAANLRMLRALRHVKQSDVAQATGIATNTICKYENAECGMSLDAATRLAIFYDVPLDELVGRVCPVGAGA, via the coding sequence GTGAGAAGTGATCGAGAGAAAATCGCCGCAAACTTGCGCATGCTGCGCGCTCTTAGGCATGTGAAGCAGTCCGACGTTGCACAGGCAACGGGGATCGCCACGAACACCATTTGCAAGTACGAGAACGCCGAATGCGGCATGAGCCTGGATGCGGCGACGCGATTGGCAATCTTCTACGACGTGCCGCTGGATGAGCTTGTCGGACGTGTATGCCCTGTGGGCGCAGGCGCATGA
- a CDS encoding helix-turn-helix domain-containing protein: MDTTEIKMPRDEFNKMVGERIKQKRIEAGYTRLPLFAEEKLGIKPDTYRRYEMGTVALSLELAWRIADVLEMTLDELVGRTFASKLVISDDLDPIERHILERFRGLEAEDKIDVYNKVEYFIVNLEEGGQTKNE; this comes from the coding sequence ATGGATACGACGGAGATCAAGATGCCTCGCGATGAGTTCAACAAGATGGTAGGAGAGAGGATCAAGCAAAAGCGCATCGAAGCCGGCTATACGCGCCTCCCGCTTTTCGCCGAGGAGAAGCTGGGCATAAAGCCGGACACGTACCGCAGATACGAAATGGGCACGGTCGCCCTGTCGCTCGAACTCGCATGGCGCATAGCCGACGTCCTTGAGATGACGTTGGATGAGCTCGTCGGGCGCACGTTCGCAAGCAAGCTGGTGATCAGCGACGACCTCGACCCGATCGAGCGTCACATCCTTGAGCGTTTCCGTGGTCTGGAAGCAGAAGACAAGATCGATGTGTACAACAAGGTCGAATATTTTATCGTCAACCTAGAGGAAGGAGGCCAAACGAAAAACGAATAA
- a CDS encoding tyrosine-type recombinase/integrase has translation MSKGTIYPLEDKPKGKCRKWKLQAYNGRDLATGKYKRIYRTVEGTYTQAQKELRLLLGEIEKGKVAKKRCDLFVDYADKWLEQRKLIREHATWSKNVDHVKCAKLHLADARMSEITPQVIETVYRKLLDGESPSGRKLSGTYVECIARTLHKLFSDAIKDGVIAINPCDDAEKPKNDTPERKALPTSSIYELIEKLDPRQPTQLVVLLGIKAGICRAEAHGLSWGDIDGDCIHIRHNFDEGGNLKTTKVKKRTRTLPLTDSVKEDLKAARTHLQALFDRYNKKTMQMLESKGVEIKKSDLLRITDETPVICDGHGNRLLPHASSQWWTRHRSELGFDDWTIHDMRHSYLSELARRKIPIKVLQELAGHEKGSTTMDIYLHANDEDKRKAVAVVDW, from the coding sequence ATGAGCAAGGGCACCATCTACCCGCTTGAAGATAAACCTAAAGGCAAATGCCGCAAATGGAAGCTACAAGCCTACAACGGCAGAGACTTAGCTACCGGCAAGTACAAGCGCATCTATCGAACCGTAGAGGGCACCTACACCCAAGCGCAAAAGGAATTACGACTCCTGTTGGGTGAGATAGAGAAGGGTAAGGTTGCGAAGAAGAGATGTGACCTCTTTGTCGATTATGCTGACAAGTGGCTGGAGCAGCGCAAGCTAATCCGCGAACATGCAACATGGTCAAAAAACGTTGACCATGTGAAGTGCGCGAAGCTTCACCTCGCAGATGCCCGCATGTCCGAAATCACTCCTCAAGTCATCGAAACGGTCTACAGAAAGTTACTTGATGGCGAGTCCCCAAGCGGGCGTAAGCTTTCCGGCACCTACGTCGAATGCATTGCACGAACGCTCCATAAGCTGTTCAGCGATGCCATAAAAGACGGAGTAATCGCCATCAACCCGTGCGACGACGCCGAAAAGCCAAAGAACGACACACCAGAAAGAAAAGCTCTTCCCACTTCCAGCATATATGAACTGATCGAAAAGCTCGACCCTCGCCAGCCTACACAGCTTGTGGTTCTTCTGGGCATAAAGGCGGGCATCTGCCGTGCCGAGGCGCACGGTCTTTCATGGGGCGACATTGATGGCGACTGCATCCATATTCGCCACAATTTCGATGAGGGCGGCAATCTGAAAACCACCAAAGTGAAAAAGCGCACGCGCACGCTTCCGCTCACCGACTCCGTGAAAGAAGACCTGAAAGCTGCGCGCACCCATCTCCAGGCATTGTTCGATCGCTACAACAAAAAGACGATGCAGATGCTCGAATCCAAGGGCGTTGAGATTAAAAAGTCTGATCTGCTTCGCATCACCGACGAGACACCTGTCATATGCGATGGTCATGGCAATCGCTTGCTGCCGCATGCGTCTTCGCAATGGTGGACGCGGCATCGCTCCGAACTGGGTTTTGACGATTGGACAATCCACGACATGCGTCACAGCTATCTGTCGGAATTGGCGCGGAGGAAAATACCTATTAAGGTTCTTCAGGAGCTCGCTGGTCACGAGAAGGGAAGCACCACCATGGATATTTACCTTCACGCCAACGACGAAGACAAGAGAAAGGCAGTTGCCGTAGTCGATTGGTAG